The following proteins are encoded in a genomic region of Cricetulus griseus strain 17A/GY chromosome 7, alternate assembly CriGri-PICRH-1.0, whole genome shotgun sequence:
- the LOC100768855 gene encoding olfactory receptor 1 has translation MTEGNQTVISQFLLLGLPIPPEHQHLFYALFLAMYLTTVLGNLIIIILILLDSHLHTPMYFFLSNLSFSDLCFSSVTMPKLLHNMQSQDPSISYAGCLTQLYFFLFFGDLGNFLLVAMAYDRYVAICFPLHYTSIMSPKLCVSLLVLSWVLTTFHALLHTLLMARLSFCDDNVIPHFFCDMSAMLKLACSDTHVNEVVIFIVVSIFLILPFALIIMSYVRIVSSILKVPSSQGIYKAFSTCGSHLSVVSLFYGTLIGLYLCPSANNSTVKETVMSLMYTVVAPMLNPFIYSLRNRDVKGALERIFGKKKVHLKL, from the coding sequence ATGACAGAAGGAAACCAAACTGTtatctcccagttcctcctcctgggCCTGCCCATCCCCCCAGAGCACCAGCACCTGTTCTATGCCCTGTTCCTGGCCATGTACCTCACCACCGTCCTGGGGaacctcatcatcatcatcctcatcctactggactcccatctccacacacccatgtacttctttctcagcaacttgtccttctctgacctctgcttttCCTCTGTCACAATGCCAAAATTGCTGCACAACATGCAGAGCCAGGATCCATCCATCTCCTATGCAGGCTGTCTGACACAGTTatacttctttctgttttttggagACCTTGGGAACTTCCTCCTTGTggccatggcctatgaccgctatgtggccatctgtttCCCCCTTCATTACACCAGCATCATGAGTCCCAAGCTCTGTGTGAGTCTGTTGGTGCTGTCCTGGGTGCTGACCACATTCCATGCCTTGCTGCACACCCTGCTCATGGCCAGATTGTCATTCTGTGATGACAATGTGATCCCTCACTTTTTCTGTGACATGTCTGCTATGCTAAAGCTGGCCTGTTCTGACACCCATGTTAATGAGGTGGTGATATTTATTGTGGTCAGCATATTTCTTATCCTTCCATTTGCTCTTATTATCATGTCCTATGTACGAATTGTGTCTTCTATTCTCAAGGTCCCTTCTTCTCAAGGTATCTATAAAGCCTTTTCCACATGTGGATCCCACCTGTCTGTGGTGTCACTGTTCTATGGGACACTCATTGGTCTCTACTTATGTCCTTCAGCTAATAACTCTACTGTGAAGGAGACTGTCATGTCTTTGATGTACACAGTTGTGGCTCCCATGCTGAACCCATTCATCTACAGCCTAAGGAATAGAGATGTAAAGGGGGCTCTGGAAAGAATCTTTGGCAAAAAGAAAGTTCATCTAAAATTATGA